Below is a genomic region from Mustela lutreola isolate mMusLut2 chromosome 1, mMusLut2.pri, whole genome shotgun sequence.
TGTCAGATTTGGGGACATTTGGTAGAAAGTTTCCAAATATGttctgtttaatattttgttatactTGGCTCTTAATTTAAgtactttttaatacttttaaaaatacttttaaataattttttaaatttttaaatatttcaagtattttttttccgGGACTGGTCATCGTGCTGATTCCGGCAGCATTGAGTTCATCCCCGCCTGCCCGGGGCGTGTGGAGGCCCCCGGAGAAGGGCTCACCTCGGAAGATGAAGATGAGGTCCCGGGAGGGGTGCTCATAGGCAGCGTCAATCCGGTTGGGAAGCTCCGGCCAGAAGGATTTCGTCAAGAACAGCTCGGCGTCCACCTGCTGAGGGTGCAGGCGCCAGAAGAATCTAACACCAAAGTGAAAATCCAGAGTTTGATGAATGAATACACGAACACAGGAACAAACAAGCCTATCAGACCGCGGTAGAAGCGCAAAGTTCATCTCTCGTGTCTCGGTACCCTCAAGTTTAGGTTGTAAACATGCTCTTAAATCACCACCTTTGTCACCAGGACAAACTTTCCGGACCCAAAGGAATCGTGTGGACGCTCTGACAGTTTACTGATGCGGAAACTGATTCCAACACTTGGGTTTTCAAATAGGTAAACTGGGTTTCCGTACTGACGTGGTTATCTTTATAAAGGGAAGCTGCGCCACGCCCAGATGAGCCACGGGAAAGGTAAAAGTAAAGTGTTCATCCCTTAGTCACTTATTTCATCcgaatacataaaaagaaaaaaaaaaaactacccccaaagctattattttcattgttaacgTTGCCTTTGAAAATGCAACTGGACGTTAGGCAAGTTGCAGACACAGCCTCACAAGTGTCTCACAAGTGTGCAGGACACGCGGACGGGGTAAGAGCGTAGCAGGAGCACCTGTCTTTAAAGATCATCATTTCTCCTCGGAGGCTGGTGATGGCGTCCAGGGTCAAGGCGGGGTCACATTTGTCTGGTGTCTTGGGATGTTTTGGGTTGGGGTCTTCGTCTCCTGGGCCTGCAGGCATGAAACGAAGGGAAGGAGGTGGTGAGGCCGGCCTTCCCGATGCCCGCCCCGGCTAGCGGAGGGTCACAGGGTGccctggggcgggggcaggacGTCCCCAGCTTCCACGTCAGATCCAAACCCCTGTGACCTTCCTCCTTTCCTGCGGGTCACCAAGCTCTTGCGGGTGGGCTGGCTCCTCCCGCTTCCGTCCTCAAGACCCTTTGAAATTCTGCTCAAGCAGATTTGGGTTTCTTGAGGTTGGAGATAGAAATGGGAGGGCATGGGAGCAAGACTCTGAGGAAAGCTTCCCCCTGCCTGGCATGAGCTACGGCACAGGCTGCTCTGCAGACGCACCTTTCTCTTTCTCGACTCCCTGCAGGAGTCCTCCCTCTGCTCTATCTCTCGCCTCTTTTACCAGCTGGCAATGTCGGATGCAGTTTTACCCCCGTGCCACGGCTGTGAGTGAGAAGCCAGGCCTTCGGCAGCCCTGATGTGCCACGAGTTAGCTTCCCCCGGCTCGGGCCGTGCCCAGTACCAGTCCTGTGCCGCTGCTTGTCCACCCAGCTCCTGTTAGTTCTATGGTCAACTGCCTGGTCACAATATTGTAGAGATAACAAGAAACACAAGGCGCTTGCCCACACCCACACTAGCTGCTAGAGTCGATTTCAGTCCAGAGACTGATCGGCCGTGGGCCGTGAGCAAGGCTTCTGAGCTTGCGGCTCTGGAAGAGTTTACACTGATGACTTTAACTCTGTTAATAGTGGGCAATTTTGCTAGATTGGGTGaggtttaattattttataactattactgaaaatttggaagaaaaaaaagaagagattcttAACAATGGTCATCTATAATAGTAGATGTGGATTAAAAGTTACCACAGGCCACTTGAATGGATTCTACTGTGGCAAACTGACATGGCGGAAGAAAtacccagaattttaaaaagctggttAAGGCCATACCTCCACCCTCAGCCTCGGTACCAGCGACACACTCTCTAAGCGCTACAGGGTGTAGTTTCTTCATTGGTTAAATGGGGAATAAAATAGTTTCCTTCCTTACGTCAGAAGTGTTTTGTGGGACTCAAAGCTACACCTCGcagtaataaaatacaaataggaATCTGCAGAAGCTTTGGAGGATAGGATATTTTCTACTTGAGCAGATGCTCCGAGTGGGCATGTCTTCCCAGGTTTTAGTAACAGAAGCAGGCCGGCAATATTGGTAACGATAACCTCACTGACGTCTTCAAGTCTATTCTGTTTCTAGACTGATAAATTAAGAGTTACCGTAGAGAGACTGGATGCCTTGTACATCGTCATCAGGAAGCATAAAGTGGTTCTTGCCCGTGTAGGTGTAGATGGGAAACATGAGTGCCCCCGGGTCCTTGGAGTGGTCGAGGCCCAAGGAGTGGCCAAACTCGTGGGCAGCAACAAGGAACAAGTTGTAGCCTATAAACAAAGCGACGATGAGAAAGCAAGGCAGTGACCCGTTAACCGAGGGAATGCTACTTTCCTCGCCTCTATCTCTTTCTTGGCtgtttcactcttttttaaaaaaaaaaaattaagattcaaTATTTGGTTGCTTGAAGGAAGAGTCAAAATATTGATTTAATCCTTATAAATCATTTAATGTTCTCTTTGATTATAGCTGCCTACGTCATTAGGATCTCAACAGAATGCTGTCAAACAGTGAGCAATCAGTGAGGGTTTACTGGGAGGACAGTAGGAATCCCCAGCTGCTCTTTGTTTTCTCAGGTCAGGTGAGGAAAGCGGACAATGGAGGCCTTGAGGGAGGAGTCGTGGGAAGTCACATAGGGGGCTACCTGTCGGGGTGTTTCTAGAACATTGTCTGAACCAGAGGCACCACGCAAATAGATGATGACCAAGTATGGAGCATGCACTAAATAGGGTGTCTGGAATCTCCCTGGGAACAAGTCCTAACCAAACGATCCTTTCCAGAGTATCTCTAGACTCtaaagtttaaagaaatagaaactgtGGAAATGATTGGCCAACTTTCCTCAACTTTAGAAGACTCCTGGGACACTGAATTTACATTGTTTCCTCTAGTCATTCTTTCTACCAATTTCTGAGCCTCCTACTACAGatattttaatttggaaaaaaaaaaaaaaaaaggatgaaaagttggggaaaaaaatacgtGGAAGCTGGAGTCACTGGTTTCAATTTGACCTTAAATACCATTTGCTGCCAGAGCCTGTCCCTGAAGGAAATGTACGAGCAGCGCAGTAACCCTGCAGACCATAAGGGCAATCAAAGTGCACATCATCTGAGTATAAAGCAATTCTTCACTGAAATGACTCATGACTCAAGGTCCCGTTCTTGGCCTTTAGCTGAGAAATCAATCATGATTtgtttgtgaatattttcattcatttccactAGCTGTTTCAAATCCAGGAGCCTAAAGCTGGGGTTTACCGTGGCTCTGTCTGAACAGTACTAGATGTTAAGATCCTTCTTACCTGTGTAATATTCAGAACACAAATGCATgaatctcacctttctttccaaAGATACATGGAGGCATTGAGGCTGAGGCACTGGTCAGCCAAGGCCCAGTTTTTACTCTTTGGGAAAACAATTCTTCTGATTCTAACGAATAACAAAAATGAGCTACCTTTGAAGACTAGCTCTAACTTCAACCATCACAAGCAAGGGTCAGCGGAGATCCGCGGGTCCGTCGGTGTTGGAGCAGTCTCGCGTTTCTCCTTACATTTTCTCAATTCTTTTGAGCTTTAAAGATTCATCTACTGACTGAATTGATTCAACACTGagtttcattttggtctcataaatgtaatttttatctgGTCTGTCTCATGCTGTTTGGAGCAAGACATCATCTTGATTTGTTGGAAAGGTATTTGTAAAATCAGTGACATGCATGTGTCTGAAACTAGGAACTCACATAACAGAGGACAGAAAACACGCTGCCCTTGTGCTGTTAATAGTTCtgtcaaggaaaagaaaactctttCAACTCACATCCAGTTCGTCTGGGACCTGCCTCTCCAGCCCTAACAGTTCCTAGGCATGTATTTGTAATAAACTTTTCTTCCTCCGCACAGCGAAAGGAAATCCGCAGTAACAACACCTTGGCGGACAGAAAGACATTTGGGTCCTAATTCACAGTTAGCTAGCATCCCTCAAACCACTAAACTAAACTGCTCACTTTTAGTGATCTGCATAGGTTTGTAGAACTGTCCCGTGTAGAGACTAATAAGCATAAGGTAAACTCGTGCtttttttgaaaactataatCAACTATGGAACATAACTTACAGCATGCTTCCTCGCTTCTTATCAACGGGATCACCATCTAACCTAGTCTAGTAATCACGAATCATACCTTTGTAAGAAATATTACCTTTGGAACTACTTGTCCAAGTTTCGTCATCATCAAAATGGGCATCCCCTCCATAGTTTGGCCCAGGAGGAAAAGCATGAGCCAGCAGACCGGAAGGTCCATCAAATGGGTAGAAATCACCATGTTCTACACACAAAAAGGAAGAGTTAAGAATCTAATTATATCCAGCAATGCCTGGCACAAATGCTTGGTGAATtctgcaaaaaacaatgaatgacTGAAAGtaggaatttaaaaatggagacaACTAGGGGGAAGAATGTAAAAATGTCTCAAAAATGATTCTGCACCATTACCTTTAGTTCCAAAAGAGATCATGATATCAGCAGTGCCATTGTGAAGTCTGGTGAAATTCAGAGGGGTCACATCTGACCAAACTTTGAAGGCTTTTCTGAATGCCTTTTCAACCTCAGAATGAGTCAGATCAGGGGTATAATTCACAATCCTATTCAAGAGAGAAAGTTTCAATTACATTTTTGGAAGGAGAAAGCTAtttgagaatatattttcttGGGATACTGCTTTGCAACTCAAAATGCAATGGCTTCCCTAAAAGTTCTACCAGAGGTCCATTATTTCAAAGAACTTAGTAATTATGATGCCATACAAagataacaaaataaattcagaCATTTGAGTATCTCCAAATATCTGACCACTTGTAATTTTACACTTAAAGTATTCAGATATTTAATGAAACATATTTTATGATACAGGTTTGGAGTTGTATTGCTATGATCCAAATAATGGAAACAGCTTTGTCAAGTTCCTAGAGAGAGTAGTACTCTCCATTTTTGAGCACTCTTAATAAATATGCCTCATGTAGTACATATGCAAATTTTATTACACCTACTTTTACTTCTAACTTGatttctttcctaaaaaaaaaaaaatgctttgcgATTTCCAACGAAAGATCATGCTGGTTAATGAAGCTATAATAGATTTCATGAGATATTCTCACCAATATTAAAACTATTACTGGGAATTATTTAACTTCTAATTAAATATGTAAAGCCtacctaaaataaaatggaaccaAACGTGTTCTGTCACCTACAGCTTGTGCTGAAAATTAGGCATTTGatactattttaaataacaaagatCACAGAAAGATAGCTGCTGGCTCACCTGTAGGTCAGATTTGTCTTGGGCCACTTGAGAGTTCGGGGGAAAACATTGTACTCGCCCACATCGGGGACCCCACATCTTGGTTTCTTCATGATATCCAGGGTGTCATCATCAAGTTTGCCAGTGACCTCTAAGCCGAAGAAGGACTGCATTTCTCGGAGCCTGTCAACCGCGGAGCCTGCGCCCGACTTCTTCAGGATTCCAGCAGGATTCATGGGGTAGTAGTAGGATTTCAAGTAGTGCTGGAAAAGAGACCAGAATGGCctgcctttaaaaaagagaagggcACATGTGAGATGCAGCACCCCTTTGAGACCGGCAAGATACCCTACCTCGGCAAGCTGGAAGTCTTCCTCGGACAGATCGTCCTCGCCATCGCTGGGAATGGGCAGGGACCAACACTGAGTCCAGCTCAAGAAGAGGACGGCAGCCAGGATGCCCCGGAGCATCGTGATGGACATGCCTGGAGCTTCTGCCTCCTCCCAGGCAAGCACCTTTACTTTTATAGACCTGCAGGGTGACTCACCATTTGTGGGCAAGTTCCCGCTTCCTAGTGCATCTAAAGTAAACATGCTTACAtggcgactttttttttttttttttctcccaagaagTGTGGTTTGTGGTAGAATTTGAGGGCAATATAGAACGAGGGCTTCTCTCATTTCAGCAGGGCCTCCAAAACCATCTGGCAAAATAAACGGCCTCAGCATATTTATGGACACTGTGGGAAGAAGCAGAGTCGTAAAATTTTCACTTTACTGGGCAAAAATGTTTCTCCCTCCTTATTTTTCAGATAAGAGTGTCAAGATGCTGCACTTGCTTCCATGAAGAGTCCTGCTTCTAGAAGCTCCGTAACCTGGTTTATTTTTCATAGGGCAACTCCAGAGGGAGACACTGTGTGTACCTAGGGGCCACAGAACTGCACCAGACCCCAGCGTGGAGGCCGGGAAGGGCCAGGGCGCAGGCACTGGGCTGAAGGCTGCGGTGGACATTCAAAGGCGCTGGTGTGACTCTCAGCAACCCCGGGATCCCACCTGAATTTCCTGCAGGTCCAGGAAGAAGTGGGAGACTGCATCTGAGTAGGAGATAAGGGCCAACACAGATGGGGATCACCCCCCGCTGGGCTTAAAAGGATTGACCTCACTGAATCTGTAGAAAAACCTTGGAAGTAGGGACTACCCCCGGAGGGCTTGTTTTCACTTTACGTATGAATAGTCTGAGAGGCAGAGAAGTTAAATGCTTGTTGGAGGTCAGGGAGTTAATAAATGGTACTGTCAGTACTTGAATCCCCGCCGGTAGACTTAcgatttcatgttttttaaaaataccatctggggggcacctgggtggctcagtgggttaagccgctgccttcggctcgggtcatgatctcggggtcctgggatcgagtgccgcgtcgggctctctgctcagcggggagcctgcttcccttcctctctctctgcctgcctctctgcctacttgtgatctctctctgtcaaataaataaataaaatctttaaaataccatCTGGTATGGTTTCTCCCCCATTAACTCtcagaaatttcaaaaatggAATGGCTTTGTTCCCACACCGCTGGGAATACCCAGGAAAACTAGGGGTCTAGGTAACTCAGGGCCAATTTCAAGTGTcttaattttgacttttaaatttaAGTAGTAGAAGTACCTGAGGTCCAAAACCTCAGGCAAATCGTTCACGAGGGGCTTTCAAGAACATCCCCCTTTCAGAACCAGGATGTCAGAATGTCATCTTCCGTGTCTCACACATGTAAGTGGATAGAAAAATGCGAGTCATGATCTTCAGACAGAATGACTGAAATTGTAAGTTAATTTACGTGATCAGGAGTCAGAGAGCGGCTCAGGTCTGGGACGTGTGAGGACAAAGGCACGGAGCGTGAGTACAGGTGAGGGTGGGTGCCGCAGGGAACCCCCCCCACTTGGGGACGTGCCGTCATCTGGATCGGCCCAGGCCTCCGAGGTAACCAGAAAAGCCTGCGAGATTTAAGCAGTCGGTGGAGGGCAATTTATAATGCTTTTTCCAGAGCAGAGCCAAATAGATCCTtacaatcttaaatattttaaatttaaatttaaatagaattttaaatatttccaatgAGTTCAAGATTGGATTTAGGCTTAACCAACAATGCAAAACTATTGCTTGCTTGAAGCATCGTCCAAGAGCAGCGGTTAATTTTAGACTGAGTGGTAATGATCGAAAAGTTTGGCTCATCTATTGAGCTTATAGGAAATTCATgcatttgaaatcatttttttttaccaataaaATTTCATAGTTTTTTCAAGTATCatcatatttttagaaagaagtcCCGACAAAGTTCAGAAACGAATGACATTAATGTTTGGAAGTGGGAGAGGTGCATCAAATAGTTGACCGTACTTGTAGGTTGAagccacaattttttaaaaagccactttcGATGAGGCATTGACTATGCGGGATATCGTGCTGGTCACTATGAAgatagaatgaaggaaaaaagccTTTTTCTTAGGATGATGCCAGTTTCCTCTCCCTGGGAAGACACGTTTTCCATGAGCAGTGACTGACAATAAACAAACACCCCTGTTTACCCACTTCAGAATCTGTGCTTATCACCAAACATCGCTGGTGTTCTCTTAGTTTCTTGTTTCGCCTAAGGACAGACTCAGTGCAAAATAAAGGACACAGGTCAATGATACCTGGTACTCAATTCCACAGAGTTCTGAGTAAGGTAAataaaattggaaggggaggtgaatcatgagagactatggactctgaaaaacaatctgaggggtttgaaggggttgggggggtgggtcgGGGACCAGgtgtaggtattatagagggcatggattgcatggagcacagggtgtggtgcaaaaacaatgaatactgttatgctgaaaataaataaaaaataaatttaaaaaaaaaaaagtcgtccAGACGATGAAACCAGAAATTGAttccttcaggaaggggccgggCTGCTTGTCTCCGGCTACTGTTCACGGGGAGCGCGCTGAGCTGGTGATCGTGATGTGTCATCCGTAGAAATGTGTTGGCACGTCTCCTGTCAGCACACGCCCTTATCTCGGGCTATTAATGGTGAGGATGGAAGCCAGGCCTTCTGGCTGCAACGGCTGAAGTGGTTGGCGGTTTCAGGTAACACCTTTGACACTGAGAGGCTGAGCCGGTGTTTACAAACGCTTCTCACAGGGCTCCCAGGTCCCTGGAAATCGGAAAGCCTGGGGAATGGGCAAACAGAACTGGACTGAATAAGAAATGTGTGTCTCCTGCTGATTCAGACCTAAGCAATACGGGACTTTTTAAAACAGACGTCATCATCTGTTTCTCAGTCCAAAACACTACTCAAGAGAGAATCAGAAATGTCCGTGACCCACCCCTAAGTAAAGCGTGGGTTCCAGACCAGGAAAAGTAGGAACAAAGGCCATTGGAGTTggattaaaattatgaaaattctgTAAGTCAGAGAACCTTTAGGATAAGAATTGCGGCTTCAGTTTACAGGTTGTACATTAACTATGTTGACAATGACACTTAGTATCGTTCTGTTTCCGAAAACTAAGCCGTCTGATGGTGCCAGGGCAGGAAGTGCTGGTTTCTGTAAATACCCTCTGATGGTTGCTTTGTTCTAGTTTCTGAGTTTTCCGCCCACAGCCCCAGGAAACGGGTAAAGCCCTTAAACAGGAGCACGAACCTGGAATGTGGACCCTGGACCGCAGGGACACGAGCGCCCCACCGACCCGCTAATGCACAGCTGGGATATCCCCCCCAGGTCAGGTGCTGAGCCCAGAGGGACTCCGGTCAGAAGCCGCAGGTGCCGAGCAGGAGGCCAGCAGCTGAGGGGTGCGCTGGCCTCCCGTGTGTGGACCCCGCACTCCCCGGGGCTGGCTGGGTTTGTCCTGGGGGATCCCCTACAGAAAGAAAGGCAGtctgcaagaaaaaagaaaattctttttgtcCTCTTACTCCATCCTCTTACTCGGGGATGACACGGGGAAGTCAACCCTTAACTTTCTGGCCTCACattcttgcctttttaaattttttggaagattttatttatctattttagagagagtgagtgagagcaggATGGAAGGAGAGGGACGCTCCAGCAGAGCACagggccagatgtggggctcgagcccacgaccctgagatcaggacctgcgcCACagccaagagtcggatgcttaactgactgggttaCCCCAGGTAGCGCTCTGGGCTCAGTTTCAATGAGCTGTGATTTTACGGTGCTTTGTTAAAAAGACTGGATCCTGGATGTCCACGTCTGCCCCCACTGAACCAGAGCTGCGAGAGAAAACAACCAGGAATAGCACAGTCATTCTAGCCCATCCCTGTCCAAATACCtctgaaaagggaaaaatctgGATTGCTTGGCCATgaataatggaaatgaaaacaaactagGGAATGGGACCTTCGTGGTTTTAACAACAAgtaattgtaatatatttaaagatccccaatatttaaacaaatgaagCAAAAAGTCTATGTTTAAAGTAGCCTGGCCTCACCTTGACACCCTCGTTCGCTAAAGTCAAATTTGGTACATATTcttaaacaatgatttttttaaagattttaattatttatttatttgagagagagcacaagcaagggggggaggcagagagagaaagagggagaagcagactcctcacgaagcagggagcccgatgcggggctcgatctcaggaccctgagatcatgacctgagctgaaaccaagaatcggatgcttagctgactgagccactcaggcgccctgccccccatgtatattttttaagttgagtTACTTAGATAGTCGTGGATCGTAAAGGTTTTTTTAAACGGTACTTTCTAGAACAGAAAGCTTCCCATGTTGTTGGTATGCTGCATCGACTTTATTTTCAATTCCAGGAAAGCCACCTGGAACGAATTTTGGGTACTGTTTCAGAGTTTGCCCTTTTCCCCTGAATCTAtcataaaattaagaatgaaCTCAAAACCACACAAAATCTATCTTAATAAAACTATGTGTTAAAGaggtttaaattttaaacattttctataagCTCCAATCAAACAATTTCAGACAATGGTAGACAGGAATTCACGGCAACCACGAGCTGCCAACAAAGACTCCTGCAGGTCAGCCCAGCCGCAGGGCTGATTTCCTACCTCTGTCTGCAGG
It encodes:
- the MMP13 gene encoding collagenase 3, which codes for MREALVLYCPQILPQTTLLGRKKKKKSRHVSMFTLDALGSGNLPTNGESPCRSIKVKVLAWEEAEAPGMSITMLRGILAAVLFLSWTQCWSLPIPSDGEDDLSEEDFQLAEHYLKSYYYPMNPAGILKKSGAGSAVDRLREMQSFFGLEVTGKLDDDTLDIMKKPRCGVPDVGEYNVFPRTLKWPKTNLTYRIVNYTPDLTHSEVEKAFRKAFKVWSDVTPLNFTRLHNGTADIMISFGTKEHGDFYPFDGPSGLLAHAFPPGPNYGGDAHFDDDETWTSSSKGYNLFLVAAHEFGHSLGLDHSKDPGALMFPIYTYTGKNHFMLPDDDVQGIQSLYGPGDEDPNPKHPKTPDKCDPALTLDAITSLRGEMMIFKDRFFWRLHPQQVDAELFLTKSFWPELPNRIDAAYEHPSRDLIFIFRGRKFWALNGYDILEGYPQKISELGFPKEVKKISAAVHLEGTRKTLFFSGNQVWSYDDTNQVMDRDYPRLIEDDFPGIGDKVDAVYEKNGYIYFFSGPVQFEYSTWSKRVMRVMPANSLLWC